The following proteins are co-located in the Chaetodon trifascialis isolate fChaTrf1 chromosome 14, fChaTrf1.hap1, whole genome shotgun sequence genome:
- the LOC139341967 gene encoding sorting nexin-14-like isoform X6, giving the protein MGCIRVFLQKIRRRMKLDRFRELGRQYPVFCFLLLVLLMSTVLLNRYIHIIMVFWSFLAGVVTFYCSLGPESLLPNIFVSIKPRTKSYQQELFPLGHSCAVCGKIKCKRHRPTLLLENYQPWLDLKVPSKVDASLSEILELVLENFVYPWYRDITDDEAFVDELRVTLRFFAAVLVRRTQKVDVASLITQKLLKVSMKHIEIISKARQKVKNTEHLQQAALDEYGPDLHVALRSRRDELLYLRKLTEMLFPYILPPKATDCRSLSLLIREVLAGSVFLPSMDYLADPDTVNHLLLIFIDNSPPEEATEPTSTLVPFLQKYSDTRNKKPSVLKLELKEIREQQDLLFRFMNFLKQEGAVHVLQFCLSVEEFNDRILCPELSDSEKMMLHEEVKKIYETYCLDESVDKIRFDPFIVEEIRNIAEGPYPEVVKLQTMRCLFEAYEHVLSLLENVFTPMFCHSDEYFRQLLRGAESPARNSRMSRNTSKRGESFGISRIGSKIKGVFKSTTMEGAMLPSYGLVEGEDDMVEEAMMVLEDDSPMEAASTPSTPRNLSAWNITIPYIDFYDDDVKRERIPVFCIDVERNDRKAVGHETEHWSVYRRYLEFYVLESKLTEFHGSFPDAQLPSKRIIGPKNYEFLTSKREEFQEYLQKLLQHPELSNSQLLADFLSPHSMESQFLDKMLPDVNLGKIIKSVPSKLIKEKGQHLEPFIQSFFNSCESPKPKPSRPELTILSPTSENDKKLFNDLFKNNANRSEMTEKRHNQNYFMEMITVEGVYDYLMYVGRVIFHIPDWLHHLLMTGRILFKNTLEAYTDYYLQYKLNQVVEEHRLVSLITLLRDTVFCESSPPRSAQDKQRRAKKTFEEMMTYIPDFLGKCIGEEAKYEGVRLLFDGLQQPVLNKQLTYVLLDIAIQELFPELNKQVQKETSVMAPWM; this is encoded by the exons ATGGGATGCATCAGGgtttttctgcagaaaataaGACGCAGGATGAAGCTAGACCGGTTCAGAGAGCTGGGCCGACAGTATCCAgtcttctgctttctgctgctggtccTGCTGATGTCCACTGTGCTTTTAAACAG ATATATACACATTATAATGGTGTTTTGGTCTTTCCTGGCTGGGGTCGTTACTTTCTACTGCTCTTTGGGACCCGAGTCTCTGCTTCCCAACATCTTTGTCTCCATCAAACCAAGGACTAAG TCATACCAACAGGAGCTGTTTCCACTGGGCCACAGCTGTGCCGTTTGTGGAAAAATCAAATGCAAAAGGCACAG ACCAACTTTATTACTGGAAAACTATCAACCGTGGCTTGACCTGAAAGTTCCATCCAAGGTGGATGCCTCCCTTTCAGAG atTCTGGAGTTGGTTCTGGAGAATTTTGTGTATCCTTGGTATAG AGACATCACGGACGATGAGGCTTTTGTGGACGAGCTGAGGGTGACTTTGCGCTTCTTTGCAGCTGTGTTGGTCCGCCGAACACAGAAG gtggaTGTGGCATCCCTCATCACACAGAAACTTCTTAAAGTTTCCATGAAGCACATTGAAATAATTAGCAAAGCAAGACAGAAAG TAAAGAACACAGAGCATCTTCAGCAAGCTGCCCTGGATGAGTACGGTCCTGACCTCCATGTCGCCCTTCGCAGTCGCAGAGATGAGCTCCTCTACCTCAGGAAGCTGACTGAGATGCTCTTCCCCTACATCCTGCCACCCAAGGCTACAGACTGCAG atctctttctctcctgataAGAGAAGTCTTGGCTGGCtctgtcttccttccttcaatGGACTACTTGGCTGATCCT gacACTGTGAATCATTTACTTTTGATATTCATTGACAACTCCCCT CCTGAAGAAGCCACAGAGCCCACTTCAACGTTGGTTCCTTTCCTGCAGAAGTACTCTGATACTCGTAACAAAAAGCCCTCT GTGCTGAAGCTGGAGTTGAAGGAAATCAGAGAACAGCAAGACCTTCTCTTCCGTTTCATGAACTTCCTGAAGCAAGAAGGGGCTGTCCACGTGCTCCAGTTCTGCCTTTCAGTCG AGGAATTCAACGATCGGATACTATGCCCAGAGCTGTCCGACTCAGAGAAGATGATGCTTcacgaggaggtgaagaagatcTACGAGACCTACTGTTTGGACGAGAGCGTTGACAAGATTCGCTTCGACCCCTTCATAGTGGAAGAAATACGCAACA TTGCAGAGGGCCCGTATCCAGAGGTGGTGAAGCTGCAGACCATGAGGTGTTTGTTTGAAGCGTACGAGCACGTCCTGTCCCTCCTGGAGAATGTTTTCACCCCCATGTTTTGTCACAGCGATGAG TACTTCCGCCAGCTTCTGAGAGGGGCCGAGTCCCCTGCCAGGAATTCCAGGATGAGCAG GAACACGTCAAAGAGGGGCGAGTCCTTTGGGATCAGTCGCATTGGCAGTAAGATCAAAGGAGTGTTCAAGAGCACAACCATGGAGGGAGCCATGCTGCCATCCTATGGgctggtggagggagaggacgaTATG GTGGAGGAAGCGATGATGGTGCTGGAGGATGACTCCCCCATGGAGGCAGCCTCCACCCCCAGCACCCCCCGGAACCTCTCGGCCTGGAACATCACCATCCCTTACATTGATTTCTATGACGACGAtgtgaagagggagaggatTCCTGTGTTCTGTATCGATGTAGAGCGCAACGACCGGAAGGCAG tggGACATGAGACTGAGCACTGGTCTGTGTACAGAAGATATCTGGAGTTCTACGTCCTTGAATCAAAGCTCACAGAATTTCATG GTTCCTTTCCAGATGCGCAGTTGCCTTCAAAAAGAATCATCGGGCCCAAGAATTATGAGTTCCTCACATCGAAGCGGGAGGAGTTCCAGGAGTATCTTCAG AAACTTTTGCAGCATCCAGAGCTGAGCAACAGTCAGCTCCTCGCCGACTTCCTGTCCCCTCACAGTATGGAGTCTCAGTTCCTGGACAAGATGTTACCTGACGTGAATCTGG GGAAAATCATTAAGTCAGTTCCCAGCAAGCTGATAAAAGAG AAAGGGCAGCATCTGGAGCCTTTCATCCAGTCCTTCTTCAACTCCTGTGAATCCCCCAAACCCAAACCCAGCCGCCCCGAGCTCACCATCCTCAGCCCCACCTCGGAAAATGATAAAAAG CTCTTCAATGACCTCTTCAAAAACAACGCCAACCGATCTGAGATGACAGAGAAGAGGCACAATCAGAATTACTTCATGGAAATGATCACTGTTGAAGGGGTGTATGACTACTTAATGTATGTGG GCCGAGTCATCTTCCACATTCCTGACTGGCTGCACCACCTGCTAATGACTGGCAGGATCCTGTTCAAGAACACACTGGAAGCCTACACAGATTACTACCTTCAGTACAAGCTGAACCAGGTAGTCGAGGAGCACCGGCTTGTCTCACTTATCACCCTGCTCAGAG ACACAGTTTTCTGTGAGAGCAGTCCGCCCCGCTCGGCTCAAGACAAGCAGAGGAGGGCGAAGAAGACATTCGAGGAGATGATGACCTATATTCCAG aCTTCCTGGGGAAATGTATCGGAGAAGAGGCCAAGTATGAGGGAGTGCGTCTCCTCTTCGATGGACTGCAGCAGCCAGTTCTCAACAAACAG